A part of Macrobrachium nipponense isolate FS-2020 chromosome 26, ASM1510439v2, whole genome shotgun sequence genomic DNA contains:
- the LOC135199922 gene encoding uncharacterized protein LOC135199922, producing MALPFYGAVVLSHLYIVSMRYLIPTRTFIPVSIPSSSPSLLSASGPPPPLLPPLLHIPPPPPPPSSSSSLFLLLVFSPILLLLPFLPLLFLLSSHCPTHNSSPHSPPIPSSSPLLTSPIPPSWSSSSYSSSSSLPPPPLPLPPPPPPLPSQCSNDLPK from the coding sequence atggcactaccattCTACGGAGCTGTTGTGTTGAGTCATTTGTATATTGTGTCAATGAGGTATTTGATTCCCACTCGTACTTTCATTCCTGTCTCTATTCCTTCCTCATCTCCTTCCCTCCTATCCGCCtcaggtcctcctcctcccctccttcctcctcttctccacattcctcctcctcctcctcctccctcttcctcttcctccctttTCCTACTCCTAGTCTTCTCTCcaatccttctcctcctccccttccttcctctcctcttccttctctcctccCATTGTCCTACTCATAATTCTTCTCCCCATTCCCCCCCcattccctcctcctctcccttacTCACCTCCCCCATTCCTCCTtcctggtcctcctcctcctactcctcttcctcctccctgcctcctcctcctctccctcttcctcctcctcctccccccctcccttcgCAATGCAGCAACGACCTTCCCAAATAA